The Humulus lupulus chromosome 3, drHumLupu1.1, whole genome shotgun sequence genome window below encodes:
- the LOC133825521 gene encoding uncharacterized protein LOC133825521 has protein sequence MRTPSDKRDKTKWFEFHNDRGHRMDECIALRLKVSNLLRRGHLTNLLTNNGKRTFQQEADRSAVQREVTPPKPPTNERTVNVITSGSEVHGVTHSAAKTHARKTNWIKGESSGTEKNTINLPAQTISFTTIESTRLLNPRHDALVIAFYIANRLTKRILIDNGSSANILFLSALKEMGIDESTIIKKIIILIGFNGEQKNMIGKIELPVYSEGINLCTRFLVVDSLSAYNVILDMSSGYMFHHYIAFAAPSSREKDSKRLRGESSKAASKKARTEDHPTAAAPSKETTPPPSPLDQ, from the exons ATGAGGACTCCATCTGACAAGCGAGACAAAACAAAATGGTTTGAATTCCACAATGACCGTGGTCATCGAATGGATGAGTGCATTGCCTTAAGACTCAAAGTATCCAACCTATTAAGACGTGGTCACCTGACTAACCTGCTCACAAACAATGGTAAACGAACATTTCAGCAGGAGGCAGACAGGTCAGCTGTCCAAAGAGAAGTAACCCCGCCAAAACCACCTACTAATGAACGAACAGTGAACGTAATAACTAGTGGCTCTGAGGTACACGGAGTCACCCATTCAGCAGCCAAAACACATGCCAGGAAGACCAACTGGATCAAAGGAGAGTCCAGTGGGACTGAGAAGAATACCATCAACCTACCAGCACAAACCATCAGTTTCACGACAATAGAGTCAACCAGACTCCTCAACCCGCGTCACGATGCTCTTGTTATTGCATTTTACATTGCTAACCGTCTTACTAAACGTATACTTATTGATAATGGCAGTTCAGCTAACATTTTGTTTTTAAGTGCTCTCAAGGAAATGGGGATAGATGAATCAACGATCATAAAGAAGATTATAATCCTCATCGGTTTCAATGGAGAGCAAAAGAACATGATAGGAAAGATCGAGCTACCTGTCTATTCCGAAGGAATCAATCTATGCACAAGATTCCTGGTGGTAGACTCTCTGTCTGCTTATAACGTGATACTAG atatgtcatctggaTACATGTTCCATCACTACATTGCATTTGCTGCTCCCTCGAGCAGGGAGAAAGACAGCAAGCGACTTCGCGGGGAAAGTAGCAAAGCTGcttcaaagaaggctcggactGAGGATCATCCTACAGCAGCTGCTCCTTCAAAAGAAACAACGCCACCTCCCTCTCCACTCGACCAGTAG